In Pectobacterium brasiliense, a single genomic region encodes these proteins:
- a CDS encoding mandelate racemase/muconate lactonizing enzyme family protein, which yields MKITDVRVILANRYMFVEVTTDEGLTGIGESGAWGFLDASKGAVEALRTYLIGQDPLRIEHHWQYMYRCWHFRGAAIMGAISAIDIALWDIAGKYYDTPVYNLLGGRCRDKARVYAHAGGRTTEETIANLKKAKADGFTAIGHLTPFLDESRDTPYFTTHAKEIGEAIERIGLYREAVGNDVDLCIEVHRRLKPADAVVFARGIEPFYPYFIEDPIGADNFDSMAEVADKINIPIATGERLNNPQEFAMLIRRNAVAYVRPDVCMCGGITGAKKVAALAEANDLMVVPHNPLSPVSTAACLQIAVSIPNFALLEYPGDDQPALSEKFGATGVENGVRKKDVVKNTFKCVDGFMEIPTQSGIGIELADDLENRFPYRRRGLKTRLHVDGSVVDQ from the coding sequence ATGAAAATTACCGACGTGCGCGTGATTCTCGCGAATCGATATATGTTTGTTGAGGTCACCACCGACGAGGGGCTGACGGGCATTGGCGAATCCGGTGCCTGGGGATTTCTCGATGCCTCCAAAGGTGCCGTCGAGGCATTGCGCACGTACCTGATTGGGCAGGATCCGTTGCGGATCGAACACCACTGGCAATATATGTACCGCTGCTGGCATTTCCGCGGTGCCGCCATCATGGGTGCTATCAGCGCCATTGATATCGCTCTGTGGGACATCGCGGGCAAGTATTACGATACGCCGGTTTATAACCTGCTGGGCGGCCGCTGCCGCGACAAGGCGCGTGTTTATGCCCACGCGGGCGGGCGCACTACCGAAGAAACCATCGCCAATCTGAAAAAAGCCAAGGCCGACGGTTTTACCGCGATTGGTCACCTCACGCCTTTTCTGGATGAATCGCGCGATACCCCCTACTTCACTACTCACGCCAAAGAGATCGGCGAAGCCATCGAGCGCATCGGCCTCTATCGGGAAGCCGTCGGTAACGATGTCGATCTGTGTATCGAAGTCCACCGTCGCCTAAAGCCCGCCGATGCCGTGGTGTTCGCACGCGGCATTGAACCGTTTTATCCCTATTTTATTGAAGACCCTATCGGCGCGGATAACTTCGATTCGATGGCGGAAGTGGCCGACAAAATTAATATTCCTATCGCCACCGGTGAGCGCCTGAATAACCCACAAGAGTTCGCGATGCTGATTCGCCGCAACGCCGTCGCCTATGTGCGCCCTGACGTCTGCATGTGCGGTGGGATTACCGGAGCGAAAAAAGTGGCCGCTCTGGCAGAAGCCAACGATTTGATGGTGGTGCCACACAACCCGCTCAGCCCAGTGTCTACCGCCGCCTGTTTGCAGATCGCCGTCAGCATTCCGAACTTTGCGCTGCTGGAATATCCGGGGGATGACCAGCCGGCACTGTCGGAAAAATTTGGTGCGACCGGTGTAGAGAACGGCGTGCGGAAAAAAGACGTGGTGAAGAACACCTTCAAATGCGTGGATGGATTCATGGAGATCCCGACGCAATCCGGCATCGGTATCGAGCTGGCGGACGATCTGGAGAACCGCTTCCCTTACCGCCGTCGCGGCCTGAAAACCCGACTGCACGTCGACGGTTCCGTCGTCGATCAATAA
- a CDS encoding hydantoinase/oxoprolinase family protein, with protein MNTLATTGARVGVDVGGTFTDFVLFEPIRQQYFFHKQPSTPDDPAHAVRDGLLALLHKSELPASAIAFLLHGTTLGLNAIIQRRGARIALVVSRGFRDVLEIGRARLPSSFDFHADREPPFLPRQRVLEILARFTPQGEWSSRPTAEDIATLVTQIQALEVSAVALMTINGYANPQAEAELAQQIAEPLLDIPVLSAAQLWPEIREYERTLVAGLNAYIQPLMQRYFSRLAALLQQEDISAKLLITASNGGVLPLEGALQRPVDTLLSGPASGVSAAARLVKHSGGGGFLSFDMGGTSSDMSLSLDGEVARVTRTDIGGLPLILPVVGVSAIGAGGGSVVHVDEYGILKVGPESAGADPGPVAYARGGDRPTVTDCYLVSGIVSAETFLGGAMPLDAARAQTALADLAARLGFSGDEAAQQAASGALAVATTQMATELNKVLAQQGASPDALTLVPFGGAGPTHANLLADEAGITRILVPLRPGTFCAQGAVTADIRRDFIRSLRVTVNDEAQAPILAVLRTLRDLALSWFAQQGAAFSTHVTFDVEADMRYSGQAYELTVPLGEPDGIGVAALLAAFTQQHRQRYGFVNPDGEVVLTTLRLSLTARLPALPDERTAFASTGVAPITRRFYFRQRWHDATVWQRQTLCEGDVLNGPAIVEQDDTTTLILPDWQGSVDVQGNLLIVKKTTGGKA; from the coding sequence GTGAACACACTTGCGACTACTGGCGCGCGGGTAGGGGTGGATGTGGGCGGTACCTTTACCGACTTTGTCTTATTCGAACCTATTCGTCAGCAGTATTTCTTTCATAAACAGCCGAGTACACCGGACGATCCGGCACATGCCGTGCGTGACGGGTTATTGGCGCTTCTGCATAAGAGCGAGCTGCCTGCCTCTGCGATAGCGTTCCTGCTGCACGGTACAACGCTTGGGCTTAATGCCATTATTCAGCGGCGCGGTGCACGTATTGCGCTGGTTGTTAGCCGAGGTTTTCGCGATGTGCTGGAAATCGGCCGCGCTCGTTTACCTTCTTCCTTTGATTTTCATGCCGATCGTGAGCCCCCCTTTCTGCCACGCCAGCGTGTGCTGGAGATTCTCGCACGCTTTACCCCGCAGGGGGAATGGTCGTCGCGTCCCACAGCGGAGGATATCGCCACGCTGGTGACACAGATACAGGCACTGGAGGTCAGTGCGGTAGCGCTAATGACGATTAACGGGTACGCCAACCCGCAGGCGGAAGCCGAGCTGGCGCAGCAAATCGCCGAGCCGCTATTGGATATTCCGGTGCTGTCTGCCGCACAGCTATGGCCGGAAATTCGCGAGTATGAACGTACGCTGGTCGCCGGGCTTAATGCCTATATTCAACCGCTGATGCAGCGCTATTTTTCCCGACTGGCGGCGTTGCTACAGCAGGAGGACATTAGCGCCAAACTGCTGATCACGGCTTCAAACGGTGGCGTGCTGCCGTTGGAGGGGGCGCTGCAACGTCCTGTCGATACTTTGCTTTCTGGTCCGGCTTCGGGCGTCAGTGCCGCAGCGCGGCTGGTAAAACACTCTGGTGGCGGTGGATTCCTCTCCTTTGATATGGGGGGTACCAGCAGCGATATGTCGCTTTCATTGGACGGTGAAGTCGCCCGCGTGACGCGCACAGATATTGGTGGATTGCCGCTGATCTTACCGGTGGTGGGGGTCTCGGCAATTGGCGCTGGCGGAGGCTCTGTGGTGCATGTGGATGAGTACGGAATTTTAAAGGTTGGCCCAGAAAGTGCGGGTGCTGACCCTGGTCCGGTGGCCTATGCGCGGGGTGGCGATCGACCCACTGTGACTGACTGCTATCTGGTGAGCGGTATTGTGTCGGCGGAGACTTTTCTGGGCGGCGCGATGCCGCTGGATGCTGCGCGAGCTCAAACTGCATTGGCAGATCTTGCGGCACGACTCGGGTTCTCCGGTGATGAAGCAGCTCAGCAGGCGGCTAGTGGCGCATTAGCCGTCGCGACGACCCAGATGGCGACTGAATTGAATAAAGTGCTGGCACAGCAGGGGGCGTCACCGGATGCGCTGACGCTGGTGCCGTTTGGCGGTGCGGGACCCACCCATGCCAATCTGCTGGCCGATGAAGCGGGTATTACTCGAATTCTGGTGCCGTTACGTCCTGGGACGTTCTGTGCTCAAGGGGCGGTAACGGCGGATATTCGACGTGATTTCATCCGTAGCCTGCGTGTGACGGTGAATGATGAAGCGCAAGCGCCTATTCTCGCCGTGCTGCGTACACTGCGCGATCTGGCCTTGTCATGGTTTGCGCAACAAGGGGCGGCCTTCAGCACGCATGTCACTTTCGATGTGGAAGCCGATATGCGTTATTCCGGTCAGGCCTACGAACTGACGGTGCCTTTAGGCGAGCCTGATGGGATCGGTGTTGCTGCACTCCTCGCAGCATTTACGCAACAACATCGGCAACGCTACGGTTTCGTCAACCCCGATGGGGAAGTCGTGCTAACGACGCTGCGGTTATCGCTCACCGCCCGCCTACCAGCGTTACCTGATGAGCGCACGGCGTTTGCTAGCACAGGCGTTGCGCCCATCACACGCCGCTTCTATTTTCGTCAGCGCTGGCATGATGCCACGGTGTGGCAACGCCAAACGCTGTGTGAAGGTGACGTGCTGAATGGTCCGGCTATCGTTGAGCAGGATGACACCACCACGCTGATTTTACCCGACTGGCAGGGTTCGGTAGACGTGCAGGGGAATCTCCTTATCGTCAAAAAAACGACGGGAGGTAAGGCATGA
- a CDS encoding Sapep family Mn(2+)-dependent dipeptidase codes for MSTTLTPQESALLPHIENWIAEQSDSLINELATWIAIPSVSRADLAQPGAPFGSVCAHMLDTALTLADQAGFRTERHEGYAGSVIYGEHDEDIGLISHLDVVPAGEHWTYPPFALTRHGDFLIGRGVADNKGPAILNLYLLKLVRALNLPLHHNLRIVYGLAEETDMADLVWFAQHGPVPRLSLVTDGKFPVNYAQKGQITFRLHIADAGVLANLTAGNAANSIPATAYLTLPDAPRDLTVDGLRGLGAGRITLRPTELGLTIHAQGIAGHAAFPDGTLSAAIVLLDALRELDLLPERERTLATQLQQIFTSPHGEGIGLAQEDEPSGKLTLNAGLWQSTTSGSLTLLADMRYPVTLEGNTIITTLRDGLATLTNDITLVDGWRDVPPFYLPEEDSTRQLLQQSWHDVTGRTEPAYSMGGVTHSKVLPRATTFGPGYLRTEDNSPDFLPIGHGLPHGADEVIHLPSLLAALPVYVIALIRLDAALHAQNQEKPSHAR; via the coding sequence ATGTCTACAACCCTTACCCCTCAAGAAAGCGCCCTGTTACCGCACATTGAGAACTGGATTGCCGAGCAGAGTGATTCACTGATTAATGAACTGGCGACATGGATTGCCATTCCCAGCGTGAGCCGTGCCGATCTTGCGCAGCCGGGTGCACCATTCGGCTCCGTATGCGCTCACATGTTGGATACCGCGCTAACGCTGGCAGATCAGGCCGGGTTTCGAACCGAACGGCATGAAGGCTACGCGGGTTCGGTAATTTACGGTGAGCACGACGAGGATATCGGCCTGATAAGCCACCTTGATGTCGTCCCCGCCGGTGAACATTGGACGTATCCGCCGTTTGCGCTAACGCGCCATGGTGATTTTCTGATTGGTCGCGGCGTGGCTGACAATAAAGGCCCTGCGATCCTCAATTTGTATTTGCTCAAGCTGGTGCGCGCGCTGAATCTGCCCCTGCACCACAACCTGCGTATCGTGTATGGGCTGGCGGAAGAGACCGATATGGCCGATCTCGTCTGGTTTGCCCAACATGGGCCCGTGCCACGTCTTTCTCTGGTCACCGACGGGAAGTTTCCAGTGAACTATGCGCAGAAAGGACAAATCACATTCCGGCTACACATTGCCGACGCAGGCGTACTGGCGAACCTGACAGCGGGCAATGCGGCCAACAGTATTCCAGCCACCGCATATCTCACCCTCCCCGATGCACCTCGCGATCTCACAGTGGATGGGCTGCGCGGTTTGGGCGCGGGACGCATTACGCTAAGACCCACCGAACTTGGGCTAACGATACACGCGCAGGGTATTGCGGGTCACGCTGCGTTCCCCGATGGCACACTCAGCGCCGCCATCGTGCTACTCGACGCGCTACGCGAACTGGATTTGCTGCCAGAACGGGAACGTACGCTGGCCACGCAGTTACAGCAGATTTTCACCTCTCCCCATGGTGAGGGCATTGGTCTGGCCCAGGAGGATGAGCCGTCAGGTAAACTGACGTTGAACGCCGGTCTGTGGCAATCCACTACGTCCGGCTCACTCACCCTCCTTGCCGATATGCGTTATCCGGTGACGCTGGAAGGAAACACCATCATAACGACCTTGCGCGATGGGCTTGCCACGTTGACAAACGACATCACGCTGGTAGACGGTTGGCGCGATGTGCCCCCATTTTATCTGCCTGAAGAGGACAGTACACGACAGCTCTTGCAGCAAAGCTGGCACGATGTCACAGGGCGCACAGAGCCGGCCTATTCCATGGGGGGCGTCACCCATTCCAAAGTGCTGCCGCGGGCGACTACGTTTGGCCCAGGCTATCTACGTACTGAGGATAACAGCCCAGATTTCCTGCCTATCGGCCACGGCTTACCGCATGGCGCTGACGAAGTGATTCATCTGCCGTCGCTGCTGGCAGCGCTGCCAGTCTATGTGATTGCACTCATACGACTGGACGCGGCACTGCATGCGCAAAATCAGGAGAAGCCTTCCCATGCTCGTTGA
- a CDS encoding alpha/beta fold hydrolase: MLVDDNTTAFVLIHGAWHGGWCWSRITERLTAAGFAAAAPTLAGLAERRGELSRGINLSTHIHDIIDTIQQQGWQNITLVGHSYGGFPATAAAYQLPDVVSHLILLDAFLPAPGEKLLDHAPDLIAAYQTQAARDPAWHIPPLPSLLFGVNEADREWVDAHLTPQPVNTYFESVALPPAPPTLKKTYIRCTRAAGNYLTTSIQRAQTDPSWHFLTLNSDHDAMIDAPDALTTLLTSALTTRTPL; this comes from the coding sequence ATGCTCGTTGATGACAACACAACAGCCTTTGTGTTGATACATGGCGCCTGGCACGGTGGCTGGTGCTGGTCACGCATCACTGAGCGGCTTACCGCCGCAGGTTTCGCCGCCGCCGCGCCGACGCTCGCCGGGTTGGCCGAACGCCGTGGCGAGCTATCGCGTGGCATAAACCTGTCTACGCACATTCACGACATTATCGATACAATCCAGCAACAGGGTTGGCAAAACATCACGTTGGTCGGACACAGCTACGGCGGATTTCCCGCCACGGCTGCCGCATATCAGTTGCCTGACGTCGTCAGCCATCTGATTCTGCTGGATGCTTTTTTACCCGCACCGGGTGAGAAGTTACTGGATCACGCGCCCGACCTTATCGCCGCCTACCAGACGCAGGCAGCACGCGACCCCGCGTGGCACATTCCCCCGCTTCCATCGCTGCTGTTTGGCGTGAATGAAGCCGACCGCGAGTGGGTCGATGCTCACCTGACACCGCAGCCGGTAAACACCTATTTTGAATCAGTAGCCTTACCTCCCGCGCCACCGACACTGAAAAAGACCTATATCCGCTGCACGCGCGCGGCGGGCAACTACCTCACCACCTCGATACAACGTGCTCAGACCGATCCAAGCTGGCATTTTCTGACGCTCAATAGCGACCACGATGCCATGATCGATGCGCCTGACGCGCTAACAACACTACTGACATCAGCGTTGACAACCCGCACGCCTCTGTGA